The Dunckerocampus dactyliophorus isolate RoL2022-P2 chromosome 16, RoL_Ddac_1.1, whole genome shotgun sequence nucleotide sequence ATGGAAAGGGATCACGTTTAACCGTAAAGGTTGCGCTGTGCTGTATTCTGCTTAAAATGCACCAGACTTGGTGCCTGATACAGCTCATTTAGCACATCTTGTCCTTGAAGAGAACCGTTCCATGTCTGCTTTCTTTCAAGTGCTCCCACTACTGTGATACGCATCTGGGATAAATGACCTACATACTACATTAGACATCGAACAGTGGAACATTATctgtgtgcgggtgtgtgtatatgagtggggggggggggggggggtgtatttGTTCGACCTAATTATTCAATGTGATTGCTTATTGGCTCTttaaatactactaataattagCAGTGTGATCAGGTCTTTCAGCTCATCGTACTTTTACCCCCTGCCGACATGATGACCAATTCACCCCCGTCCATTCGTTTGCTGCTTTTTATATGTGTCACAATCTGCAGGGATAACGACACAGCCACGTTTTTTTGGGTTGGAATTTGTGGGGTTTCATTGCTGTTTTAAGGCCGactagtaaaaaatatgcatatttaagcatattttaaATCTAAatgaggcattttcaagcataaaaatggctaaatgacctaaaataaaaacatggggcattcagaagacgcattcaaaaacaTGTTGCGACGATATGTGGTTCTACacttctgcactggtcactaggtgtcagtaatgttacattggtgagacaatagccatTCTCCCCATGCTAGCTTGTGCGAGTCTATTACCTCGCATTTATGTCATACGAgtacaaaggtgactataggggtgttattttatgtctagaggtctctaattaTGTCAAAAAGCATAttaagaaggtggtaaacaggttgtaactacaaaaatattccatttagaaataaggaaacctactttgcggaaattcccttacacggtcaggtctggaaccgattaaccgcgataaacgagggacggctgtattcCATTGTCTGTACTccgtttaaaaatgtttaaaaaatgaggCACAGTAATCTCTCGCTACTTCTCGCTTCCAATCTCGCAGCTTCATGCCCAtcaccatttttcaaaaatataatcattgctgttccgtggttgactacagcctattagtaaatttaaaaaaagcatatttaagcaaattttacggattttggccataaaaatggctaaatgacctaAAAAGtgaagaagacgcattcaaagacatgttgcgacgatatgtagtattctacactggtcactaggtgtcagtaatgttacattgatgggacAATAGCCACTCCCCCCACCACTGTGAGCCTATATTACACCGCAtttatgtctttcttttttcatattatgtctactatattgggtaataagagtgtaaaagagaaggctctaatgttaaaaactgcatttagaaggtggtacaggttttcaatgttctaactgtgaaaatatcccatttataaataagcaatcctgTTTTGGGGAAATTCACGTACACGGTTTTGTCTGGAACTACTTAATCGTGACAGTATTGAAATATAGAGTGTATATTTTGTTTTGGGACTGGGGGAGGGGCATGAAAGCGTGTTTCATCTTATTTGTGTATGCATTGCTAGTACTTGTATATGAAAACATGTCATAGAACACACCATTTTGTTGTCTTGTCAGcacattgtgtacattttaaGCTGCGCAAAAGCTTACTTGACTGTAAAAATGTAAGCCTATATGTTGCATGGCATGGTTACGTACCTCCAGTGTGGACGCTCTGGACTCTGTGGTCTCGCTTGGTCCTATGCTCCTGGGTATACTGGACACAAAATACCCGGCTCCTTTGGGTATTATGGGCTGTCTCACAACCACTTTGCCTTTCCTGGTCTCTGCGAGGAACAGACTGTACCAGTAGGCATCGCTGGAGATCAAGGTGGAGTCTGCGATGGTGGAGCTCCTCTGGCTGATCACGCTGTTCCTGCTGATCACGCTGTTCCTGTTGGCCGGTGGGATCTTGATGGCCTTCGGCTTTGGTTTTTGACACTTCAGCACAATGATCACCAAGATGGTAATGAGCAGCAGGAAGGAAACGGCCCCCAAGCCGATGACTAAATACAAGTTGAGGTCTGTGAAGACGTCATACTCTAGCGGCAACTCTGTGGTCTCTGAAAAGGCCATGGCATTTTCCACTGTGGATATTTTAATGGTGACCGTGGCGGAGAGAGCGGGGTCGCCGTTGTCTTTCGCGACAATGACAAGACGTTGTTGCCGGGGGTCTCTGTAGCTGAACATCCTTGTCGTCCGAATCTCGCCGTTGTACTGATCTAGACTGAAGAGGCTCGTGTCGCTGATTTGCAAGAGCTGGTACGTGACCCGGGCGTTCTGCTCGGAATCCGCATCGATGGCGATCACTTTGGCCACTAAATGCCCCTTATCCGTCGACCTCGGTATCACCTCTTCGACGACAGACCCTTGTGCCCGCCATGGCGACACGATGACAGGGGTGTTGTCGTTTTGGTCCAGAATTATGATGTGAACCGTCACGTTGCTGCACAGCGGAGGGACACCGGAGTCCCTCGCCTCGATGTGGAAAAGATACTCCCTCTCTCTTTCATAGTCAAACGTCTTGAGTGCATAAAGGTCTCCATTCTCTGGATTGATGGAGAAGAGCATCGACATGGATGTGTTCACTATCTCTTTCTCCATTATGAAATACACCAAGTATTGGTTCTCATTCAGATCCGGGTCAAACGCGCTCAGAGATGTCAGCAACGCCCCCGGTAGATTGTTCTCCATAACGTGGATGGTGTAGAAGGACTGAGGGAATGTGGGAGCATTGTCATTGATATCATGAATCTCCAAGGTGAAGGTCTCGCTTTCAGTTAGCGGCGGCGAGCCTTTATCTGACACTCGCAGCGTTATTTCATATTTGCTCTGTATCTCTCTGTCCAGcggctttgaaatgagaagctGAAAGAAGCCCTCGGAGGACTGATTCAGGGTGAAGGGCAGGTTTCCCTGCTGACTTAGGGTGAGCTCCACTTCCCCGTTGTTTCCGGAGTCCCTGTCGCCGACGCTTACCACCGCGATCAGCGTCCCCACGGCGGCGTTCTCCGTCACGGCGCTTTTTAGCGACTTGATGGTCAGCTCGGGGTAGTTGTCGTTCAAGTCCGTGACGGACACCATCACTTTACAGTGACCCGACAGCGGGGTGGCCCCCCTGTCCTGAGCTTGGATGTGCATCTCAAAATTCTGACTCTCCTCAAAATCGATCACGCCCTTCACCTTGATCTCGCCGGAATTTGGGTCAAGCGAGAAGAGCTCCTGTGTCTTCTCAGACGTGTAGAGCGTATACGAATACAGCAAGCGGGCATTTGTGCCTTCATCCAAATCTGTTGCGTTTAAGGTCATAACCACGGCGCCGGCAACGGTGTTCTCCGAAACATCGACTTCAAATACCGGTTGACTGAAGAGGGGGGCGTTGTCATTGATATCCAGCacgttaataataatactggCTGTACCGGAGCGGGGAGGAACCCCTCCATCCACAGCGGTTAAAATCAGATGATGCACCTCATCCGTCTCCCGGTCCAAATTGCCATCAAGAACCAAGTCCACATATTTGGAGCCGTCACTGCCAGTTTGAATGTCAATGCTGAAGTATTTGCTCTTGCTTAGGTAGTAAGTCTTGATTGAATTAGCTCCAACATCTGCATCTACAGCATTTGTTAATGAGAATCTCTCACCGGGAGGGGTTGCCTCGGAAACATCCAAGTAAATGGTCTTCCTCCGGAACACTGGCGCGTTGTCATTGATGTCCATGATCTCCAGCTCGATGTTAAAGATACGTATGGGGTTTTCTAGAATCACATCCATTTTCAGGAAGCATGATGTTGTTTTCGTCATGCAGATGCTTTCCCGGTCGATCTTCTCGCGGATGATCAGCTCCCCGGTCTCTTTGTTGATGTCGAGGTAATTTTTGCTGTGAATGACGTCCAGCTTAGCTTGCCGTTCCACCATGCTGCGCACATCCAGACCCAAATCCGTGGCCAGGTTTGCAACAAAGGAACCCTCTTCCATCTCCTCCGGAATGGAGTAGCGGGTGATGGCGAGCGCGGACCCCCACAGTGCGTTGAATGTCACAACGGCGAGAAGCACTTGTGTCCGTGAAGGTGCCATCGTGCTGTCTCTCGAGGGGAGCCGTCAAGCAAATGCGTGCAAGCGTTCAGGCTGTCTGGATGTGAGGACGCGCCGGTGTCATTCTTGCCTCCACGCGTGGGAGCTGCAGCAGGCAGGCCACGCACGGTGCACGCGCAGCACCGCCGATCCTCTGCAGGGGCGTGTGCAGCGcttgtgggggccggcctcggGTGGCCTTGCCGACGtgaagggggtggggggccaTCATGGCACTTTCttgccatttaagacatttattgcaaataataAAACACTTTAAAGTCTGCAGTTTGTGTGCTTTTGAATATTCTGCAAATAATGTTTGCTTTGCGTTGTGTTTGCTTTTGGAAGCCTGGTTTTACTGCCTTAAAGTTTTGAAATGTAACTAACAGCGGTTTAATGAGATTTTCTTTGCggggttaccatggcaaccctgACTTTCTGCTATTGTGTGCCTGGACCTGATGTACAATGAGACTGTGCCTCAATAATACCTGTATTTTGGCGCCATCGTGTGACTAACAAAAGAAGTGCATGAACATCCGGGGTCC carries:
- the LOC129169356 gene encoding protocadherin alpha-C2-like isoform X2, producing MAPSRTQVLLAVVTFNALWGSALAITRYSIPEEMEEGSFVANLATDLGLDVRSMVERQAKLDVIHSKNYLDINKETGELIIREKIDRESICMTKTTSCFLKMDVILENPIRIFNIELEIMDINDNAPVFRRKTIYLDVSEATPPGERFSLTNAVDADVGANSIKTYYLSKSKYFSIDIQTGSDGSKYVDLVLDGNLDRETDEVHHLILTAVDGGVPPRSGTASIIINVLDINDNAPLFSQPVFEVDVSENTVAGAVVMTLNATDLDEGTNARLLYSYTLYTSEKTQELFSLDPNSGEIKVKGVIDFEESQNFEMHIQAQDRGATPLSGHCKVMVSVTDLNDNYPELTIKSLKSAVTENAAVGTLIAVVSVGDRDSGNNGEVELTLSQQGNLPFTLNQSSEGFFQLLISKPLDREIQSKYEITLRVSDKGSPPLTESETFTLEIHDINDNAPTFPQSFYTIHVMENNLPGALLTSLSAFDPDLNENQYLVYFIMEKEIVNTSMSMLFSINPENGDLYALKTFDYEREREYLFHIEARDSGVPPLCSNVTVHIIILDQNDNTPVIVSPWRAQGSVVEEVIPRSTDKGHLVAKVIAIDADSEQNARVTYQLLQISDTSLFSLDQYNGEIRTTRMFSYRDPRQQRLVIVAKDNGDPALSATVTIKISTVENAMAFSETTELPLEYDVFTDLNLYLVIGLGAVSFLLLITILVIIVLKCQKPKPKAIKIPPANRNSVISRNSVISQRSSTIADSTLISSDAYWYSLFLAETRKGKVVVRQPIIPKGAGYFVSSIPRSIGPSETTESRASTLEATRRELP
- the LOC129169356 gene encoding protocadherin alpha-C2-like isoform X1, whose product is MAPSRTQVLLAVVTFNALWGSALAITRYSIPEEMEEGSFVANLATDLGLDVRSMVERQAKLDVIHSKNYLDINKETGELIIREKIDRESICMTKTTSCFLKMDVILENPIRIFNIELEIMDINDNAPVFRRKTIYLDVSEATPPGERFSLTNAVDADVGANSIKTYYLSKSKYFSIDIQTGSDGSKYVDLVLDGNLDRETDEVHHLILTAVDGGVPPRSGTASIIINVLDINDNAPLFSQPVFEVDVSENTVAGAVVMTLNATDLDEGTNARLLYSYTLYTSEKTQELFSLDPNSGEIKVKGVIDFEESQNFEMHIQAQDRGATPLSGHCKVMVSVTDLNDNYPELTIKSLKSAVTENAAVGTLIAVVSVGDRDSGNNGEVELTLSQQGNLPFTLNQSSEGFFQLLISKPLDREIQSKYEITLRVSDKGSPPLTESETFTLEIHDINDNAPTFPQSFYTIHVMENNLPGALLTSLSAFDPDLNENQYLVYFIMEKEIVNTSMSMLFSINPENGDLYALKTFDYEREREYLFHIEARDSGVPPLCSNVTVHIIILDQNDNTPVIVSPWRAQGSVVEEVIPRSTDKGHLVAKVIAIDADSEQNARVTYQLLQISDTSLFSLDQYNGEIRTTRMFSYRDPRQQRLVIVAKDNGDPALSATVTIKISTVENAMAFSETTELPLEYDVFTDLNLYLVIGLGAVSFLLLITILVIIVLKCQKPKPKAIKIPPANRNSVISRNSVISQRSSTIADSTLISSDAYWYSLFLAETRKGKVVVRQPIIPKGAGYFVSSIPRSIGPSETTESRASTLEQATRRELP
- the LOC129169356 gene encoding protocadherin alpha-C2-like isoform X3, with amino-acid sequence MAPSRTQVLLAVVTFNALWGSALAITRYSIPEEMEEGSFVANLATDLGLDVRSMVERQAKLDVIHSKNYLDINKETGELIIREKIDRESICMTKTTSCFLKMDVILENPIRIFNIELEIMDINDNAPVFRRKTIYLDVSEATPPGERFSLTNAVDADVGANSIKTYYLSKSKYFSIDIQTGSDGSKYVDLVLDGNLDRETDEVHHLILTAVDGGVPPRSGTASIIINVLDINDNAPLFSQPVFEVDVSENTVAGAVVMTLNATDLDEGTNARLLYSYTLYTSEKTQELFSLDPNSGEIKVKGVIDFEESQNFEMHIQAQDRGATPLSGHCKVMVSVTDLNDNYPELTIKSLKSAVTENAAVGTLIAVVSVGDRDSGNNGEVELTLSQQGNLPFTLNQSSEGFFQLLISKPLDREIQSKYEITLRVSDKGSPPLTESETFTLEIHDINDNAPTFPQSFYTIHVMENNLPGALLTSLSAFDPDLNENQYLVYFIMEKEIVNTSMSMLFSINPENGDLYALKTFDYEREREYLFHIEARDSGVPPLCSNVTVHIIILDQNDNTPVIVSPWRAQGSVVEEVIPRSTDKGHLVAKVIAIDADSEQNARVTYQLLQISDTSLFSLDQYNGEIRTTRMFSYRDPRQQRLVIVAKDNGDPALSATVTIKISTVENAMAFSETTELPLEYDVFTDLNLYLVIGLGAVSFLLLITILVIIVLKCQKPKPKAIKIPPANRNSVISRNSVISQRSSTIADSTLISSDAYWYSLFLAETRKGKVVVRQPIIPKGAGYFVSSIPRSIGPSETTESRASTLEYSK